The following are from one region of the Nerophis ophidion isolate RoL-2023_Sa linkage group LG20, RoL_Noph_v1.0, whole genome shotgun sequence genome:
- the LOC133539193 gene encoding protein Wiz-like produces MATPKEMAQQRSPVRPSAALVFATSPSAVRRHEGSHLSSSAHQTITPKPMWAPLETDAPITLASQNNDEVYVCKLCSGWYETKKGLSSHARFHLRQIGIPESEIQGSPIDFLYQIMNEDKLKSVSKDQQEPRSPNSLLGTPSKRPSEVSTSPTSLPCKRPRPSEMCTCTLCGEKCKNRRGLASHARSHLRQMGVLDLLGKAESAIDTVQDLVNSGVLETMRPSKVKSTSSSNTIPSSAPTSPLPSPPRSPVIGQSRPSFSQSPAKSPQIPVNRAPKAKKGFRLAVDPLLKKPKPEPFEVDVSAVIGSSCSSSITPTLTSSPPVTSSLSLSAVSATDEQSPPTVLCDYCGQLFETRKALSCHARAHLRQLGLSWSIKTSPIDILYDVMMQGENNDKGFFPGEATLLKKASISPQRSKRTSETTLNSCSSPLDYSMKEKTPSGKSEALIIDKSCEVCGFVFENRTALASHARAHLRQLGISEWKAEGATSPIEHLSEVMQKHPAKVAALRKRYREGDLSIKKKGSSLYYISPDSESLPAPNMKISGHSLGKEDQGVSPGSSKKPPGHTHPETPCGSTGVRSPRERTVPKQPPPAEEENQDTNSQHQSKSGNIPALLPKPPLTPLVKLVGKVYSLKCRFCEKVFHGPLSVQEQWITHLQEHILSLGYKGKESPPAASVASAALMHPVAV; encoded by the exons ATGGCAACCCCAAAAGAGATGGCTCAACAACGATCTCCGGTCAGACCATCAGCGGCTTTGGTTTTCGCCACATCTCCGTCAGCTGTAAGACGACATGAGGGCAGTCATTTGTCTTCttcggcacaccaaacaataacacCAAAGCCAATGTGGGCGCCTCTTGAAACCGATGCTCCCATCACGCTAG CGTCACAAAACAACGATGAAGTCTACGTCTGCAAGCTTTGTAGCGGCTGGTATGAAACTAAGAAAGGTCTGTCCAGCCATGCCCGTTTCCATTTACGGCAGATCGGAATCCCTGAAAGTGAGATCCAGGGCAGCCCTATTGACTTTTTGTACCAGATCATGAATGAGGACAAGCTCAAGTCCGTCAGCAAGGATCAGCAGGAGCCCCGTTCTCCAAACAGTCTACTTGGGACTCCCAGTAAACGTCCCTCAGAAGTGTCCACTTCACCCACGTCTCTTCCTTGTAAGCGACCAAGACCCTCAGAGATGTGCACCTGTACTCTCTGCGGGGAGAAATGTAAAAACCGAAGAGGTCTGGCCAGCCATGCACGCTCTCACCTGCGCCAGATGGGGGTGCTTGACCTACTGGGGAAGGCAGAGTCAGCTATCGACACTGTCCAGGATCTGGTGAACAGTGGCGTGTTGGAAACCATGCGCCCATCTAAAGTGAAAAGTACGTCCAGCTCCAACACGATTCCTTCTTCAGCACCAACGTCCCCACTACCTTCACCGCCTCGATCTCCAGTCATAGGGCAATCTAGACCCTCCTTTTCCCAGAGCCCCGCAAAGTCTCCCCAGATTCCAGTCAATCGGGCTCCAAAGGCTAAGAAGGGTTTTCGTCTGGCAGTGGACCCCCTCCTCAAAAAGCCCAAGCCGGAGCCTTTTGAGGTTGATGTTTCTGCAGTGATTGGATCCAGCTGTAGCAGCAGCATCACCCCCACTCTGACCTCATCACCTCCTGTTACTTCTTCACTGTCTCTCAGTGCAG TATCTGCAACAGATGAACAATCGCCACCAACAGTCCTTTGCGACTATTGCGGTCAGCTCTTTGAGACCCGCAAAGCCCTCTCGTGCCACGCCCGCGCCCACCTGCGTCAGCTTGGTCTCTCCTGGTCAATCAAGACGTCGCCTATTGATATCCTCTATGATGTTATGATGCAGGGTGAAAACAATGATAAGGGCTTTTTTCCCGGTGAGGCTACATTGTTAAAGAAAGCCTCCATCAGCCCTCAGCGTTCTAAAAGGACATCGGAGACAACCTTAAACTCCTGCTCCTCACCTCTGGATTACTCAATGAAAGAGAAGACTCCAAGTGGCAAGAGTGAGGCTTTGATCATAG ACAAATCCTGCGAGGTTTGCGGCTTCGTTTTTGAAAACCGCACAGCGCTGGCCAGTCACGCACGGGCCCATCTTCGTCAGCTGGGCATTAGTGAATGGAAGGCGGAAGGGGCGACTTCGCCGATCGAACACCTGAGCGAGGTGATGCAGAAGCACCCTGCCAAGGTGGCTGCTCTCAGAAAGCGCTATCGAGAGGGAGACCTGAGCATCAAGAAG AAAGGGTCTTCATTATACTATATTTCGCCAGACTCTGAGTCTTTGCCTGCTCCCAACATGAAGATTTCTGGACATTCATTAGGCAAAGAGGACCAGGGCGTTTCTCCTGGTTCATCCAAAAAGCCACCAGGCCACACCCACCCTGAAACACCATGCGGAAGCACTGGTGTGCGCTCTCCAAGAG AACGTACAGTCCCGAAACAACCTCCACCTGCAGAAGAAGAAAATCAAGACACCAACTCCCAGCATCAATCAAAATCCGGCAACATCCCGGCTCTGCTGCCCAAACCTCCTTTAACTCCTTTGGTCAAACTAGTCGGGAAAGTTTACTCCCTCAAGTGCAG GTTTTGTGAAAAAGTGTTTCACGGGCCACTGTCTGTCCAAGAGCAGTGGATCACACACCTGCAGGAACACATCCTCTCTCTGGGCTACAAAGGCAAAGAGTCTCCTCCTGCAGCTTCAGTCGCTTCTGCTGCTCTGATGCATCCAGTCGCTGTTTAG